In Thermodesulfovibrionales bacterium, the genomic stretch CTGTTTACCCTGAACTCTTATGAAACCCTCTTCAACAAGTCTCTCTATTTGTGATCTGCTCATACTGAGATTTTTCTTAAGATAAACATCTAGCCGGAGACCTCTGTCCTCTTCTTGCGGATAGAAAGCCATGATTTTAATGTTGCCTTCCATATATCTTAAAAGGCATATTCTATATGGACAATGGTTGGTTCTGGTTTGAGCTCAATAGATATAACATCAAACCTGAGGGGCGGCATATTTTTTAGGTCTTTGAGGTAATAAAGAGCAGCTTTTTTAAGCCTTTCCTGCTTTTCCTTTGTAACCGATTCCTCGGGAGCTCCGAAAAGGTCTGTGCTTCTTGTCTTGACCTCAACAAAAACAACCATGCCATCTTTGGAGGCTATTATATCAATCTCGCCAGCTCTGGTCCTGTAATTCCTTTCAAGTATTTTATAGCCCTTTTTCTTAAGATAATTTATTGCAAGGTTCTCACCCTTTATGCCTCTATCTCGCATTGTCTTTTTAATCTTTCCATCAGAGCAGGTATCTGCTCGATTTCAAAGGCCTCATTTCTAGCAAGGATCTTAAGGGTTTCCCTGAAGTTTCTGTAATCCTCCCAGAGACCGGAAAGATACTCACCCAGGGTCTTCATAAGGCTCTCTCCCTTTCTGTCCCAGTCTATAAGAAGGATGATACTTTCAAACCTCTCATGAATCTCCTCGCTTAACTCATAAAGACTCTTTCCGCCATAAACCTGTATTATCTCACCCTCAAGACCTAGTGCCCTGAGTGCCATCATATCATTCTTTCCTTCAACTATAACAGGAATCCTTCTGTTGAGCTCAGAAAGAATCCTGAACAGTTCCTCCAGTGCCTGAAAACGTTCTCTGGATTCTTCATTTAATTTTTCTTTCACGCCTTATTCAACTGCTATGAATGTCTCTGTTCTTGTAATGCCTTTAATCTTTTTTCTTATATCCTTAAGAATCTTGTTAAAGATATCATTAATATCCTTTGCCTCAATAACCGCAACAATATCATACTGCCCTGTTACCACATCTGCATAAACTACACCTTTGGAAGCCCGAAGGATATCTCTCACAGATTTATCCTTTCCCGGTAATACATTTGCAAGCACATATACTCTTGCCATGAAGACCTCCTTATAAAAAATTAAAGCCACTAAGTAGCTCCTTTTTATTCTATCAGAATTTTGTATAATTTTATTAATGTTAACACTGGAAGATATAAAACAGGCAGTAAAAAAGATCGGTCCCTACATACACAGAACACCTCTCATACATTCCCGCTCCTTCAGTGAACTCTTTGATGCCTCTGTTTATTTAAAAGCAGAGAATCTCCAGAAAACAGGCTCTTTCAAGGTCAGGGGTGCATTCAACAAATTACTCTCTCTTAAAAATAAAAAGGCTGTAATCACTGCCTCGATGGGCAATCATGCTCAGGCAGTTGCCCACGCAGCAACCACCCTCGGCATCAAGTCAAAGGTTATAATGCCAATTACTGCACCAATTATAAAGGAGGAGGCAACAAGGTCCTATGGAGCAGAAGTTGAACTTTATGGTGAGAGCTTCTCTGAGGCATTGAGTTATGCACTCTCACAGGTTCAATATGAATTCATACATGCCTTTGATGATAAAGAAATCATTGCGGGTCAGGGCACAATAGGCATTGAGATAATTGAAGATTTAAAAGAAGTAGACTCTATACTTGTACCTGTGGGCGGCGGTGGTCTTATTTCTGGTATAGCCCTCGCAGTTAAAACACTTTTACCAGATACAGAAATAATAGGCATTCAAACAGAAAAGGCTCAGTCCGGCTTTTTGTCCCTTAGAAAGACGGAGCCGGTTGAGATGAAACCCCTACAGACGATTGCAGACGGCATAGCAGTTGGCAAAATAGGCGTACTGCCTCTTGAGCTTATGAATAAATATGTAGATAATGTTTTAACCGTAAAAGAAGATTCTATAGCCCAGGCCATTCTATTCCTTATGGAAAGAAAAAAACTTGTTGTTGAAGGAGCTGGTGCTGTCACCCTAGCCTGTCTCTTAGAGAATCCTGATAGATTCAGAAGAAAGAATGTTGTCCTTATACTTAGCGGTGGAAATATTGATTTCACACTTATGGACAGAATCCTCCACAGGGGACTTCTGGCAAACTACAGGACAGGTGTCATAAGAATAATAGTAGAAGACTCTCCTTTAAGCCTTATGGATGTATCAGAGACAATAGGGAAATTGAGAGCAAATATAC encodes the following:
- a CDS encoding YraN family protein, whose amino-acid sequence is MRDRGIKGENLAINYLKKKGYKILERNYRTRAGEIDIIASKDGMVVFVEVKTRSTDLFGAPEESVTKEKQERLKKAALYYLKDLKNMPPLRFDVISIELKPEPTIVHIEYAF
- a CDS encoding toprim domain-containing protein; the encoded protein is MKEKLNEESRERFQALEELFRILSELNRRIPVIVEGKNDMMALRALGLEGEIIQVYGGKSLYELSEEIHERFESIILLIDWDRKGESLMKTLGEYLSGLWEDYRNFRETLKILARNEAFEIEQIPALMERLKRQCEIEA
- a CDS encoding Lrp/AsnC ligand binding domain-containing protein, translating into MARVYVLANVLPGKDKSVRDILRASKGVVYADVVTGQYDIVAVIEAKDINDIFNKILKDIRKKIKGITRTETFIAVE
- the ilvA gene encoding threonine ammonia-lyase, translating into MLTLEDIKQAVKKIGPYIHRTPLIHSRSFSELFDASVYLKAENLQKTGSFKVRGAFNKLLSLKNKKAVITASMGNHAQAVAHAATTLGIKSKVIMPITAPIIKEEATRSYGAEVELYGESFSEALSYALSQVQYEFIHAFDDKEIIAGQGTIGIEIIEDLKEVDSILVPVGGGGLISGIALAVKTLLPDTEIIGIQTEKAQSGFLSLRKTEPVEMKPLQTIADGIAVGKIGVLPLELMNKYVDNVLTVKEDSIAQAILFLMERKKLVVEGAGAVTLACLLENPDRFRRKNVVLILSGGNIDFTLMDRILHRGLLANYRTGVIRIIVEDSPLSLMDVSETIGKLRANILNISYNRFIDGLPLGKTEVELTLEIKNREHMFNILSLLKEKGITVKEQ